The stretch of DNA GCCACACCAAGCATGGGTGTCCCTACAGCAATCCCTACAAGCGCGGGCATCAACACCCTGCTGACGTGGGACCAGGAGCAAAGCAAGACCTGGAAGGCTCCTGGAAGCACAGTGTCAAAGGGGGCTGGATCTCAGGCAAAAGCCCTTCCAAACAGGCTCTCCTTTTCCACTGGAGGCTCCATGCATGGCTCTAGCCTGTTCTCTCCTGTAGCCCTAGAGGAAATCCTGCCTCCTTCATCTCCTCTTACTGCTGTCAGGCTACAAGGAGTGCCATGCCAGTCCCTGGCCCTGAGAACAGCGGGGTGCACTCCACAACGAGCTCCATGGGAAGAGGGAGCTGGCGGCTGCCGGGATACCTTGAACGCGTTCGATAGACGCAGGCCTGGCAGGTCCCACGGGCGAGAGCTGCAGGTTCCCTGggcaagcagcaggaaaagagggaaagagcagaCACGTAAATAGTGTATGCACACATGCACCGaccagtgctggggacagtgctgcctgcaggatCACGCCCCCTGAAGTCCCCAGAAAAACCTACAGAGAAAACGTTGCAAGTCTGGTTTTATCAACCTCTTCTGTTAACACCACCTTTGTCACCACAGGCAGGACAGCCAGAGTGGCACAGTCCTTCCCTCACTCAGtgagagaggcagggagagaagacATCCTGCCAAGAGACACGGCATTCCTTGGGCCCACGCCGGCCCCGTAACGCACACCCAGCTTCTGCTCTCCAAAACCTTTTGGGTGCCAAGAACTATCAGGCAGCTTTCAGGAAGACAGTGCCCACCCCAAAGAAAATGAGAGTCAGCTGCCCCTAAGGCCAAAAGATCTCAGACTAGGTTTGCCATGTAGCTGCAACAAGGCCTAGGATAGAAGTCAAGGCAACAGAGGTGACAGGTGTCTGcatgtgctgctcctgggagaaCAGGAACACCTGGGTCGAGCTAAGGTATGGCAACGTGTGAACCATGAGGAATggggccccagggctgggcctgGACCGTGCCTGCGGAGGAATGCCGAGCCCTCACCCTCCGCAAAGTCCCTGCCAAGCCTCAAGCCAAAAACGGAgacccagctccctctgccGGGCACGGCCAGGAGGACGCGGGGCcgcagcagctgcttcccagcacccCGGCAGCAAAGGAGCAGGACAAGGACCAGAGAAGAGCAAGCTCTGCCTGCCCGCACAAGCACAGGGACAGACATGGGCTCGCAAAGGTGGAAAACACAGGCACGTCccccctggggacaggcagctctcctggcttCCAGGGCACGACTGCACAACAGGGCGCAGAACGAGCTGGGAGCCAATCGGGGCACGGGCCGAGCCCTGGGAGCCAGGGAGCTGcaagcacagccctgtgcctcAGTGAACAAACCCAGGCACAGCCCcggggctgggcacagccaggctgcagacAGCTGGGGCACAGCGCTGCTCACTGGAGCGAGGCTCACACCACACACAGCTCTACACACGTCTGTTTTACCTTGTCCACGCTCCAAGGGGACGGGCCCCGCACCTGGCATCCCAACCTGTGGCTGCATCCCACCTGAGAGGGGACAGGCAGAGATCAGACCCCTCCTCAGCCACCCCTGACGACTAACCCCTTCCTTTGGCCCCAAATACCTTCTcgctcccagctcctgagggaGCATCTGGAGGTTTATTCCCTTGGTGTTGGTTCCCCCCAGGGGTAATCCAACTTTGCAGGCcacctctggcagcagcacaaccACAATGTACAGTACAGGATTACGTGTGCTCTCACAGGGCCGAGCCCTCTGGctgggggaaggcagagggGGGTGTCTGCAGGACCCGTGTGCTCACGGGTGGGGCAGCTTGGCCCAAACTCACCTCCTGGAGCCATGGGGCCAGGGCCTGGGCCCTGCACAGGGGCTGCCATctgtcctggggctggcacTCCCCCCTGCATGGGCGGCTGCATCAGAGGAGGAGCGCCATTGACGTGCATCCCGCCCTGCTCAGGAGAGACACTCGATCTCAGGGACACCCCAACACCTGGGTGTGTGccccagctgggagagctggggctggcacagctcatGTGTTGTGCAGGCTCTTACTATGGGCTGTGGCTGGGACGATGGGGTGTTCTGCGGGTTCAGCTGCGCGTTGGGCCCCGGCCCAGGCCCCGGTCCTGGCCCAGGCCCTGGCCCTGCCACTGGCTGCTGGTTGCCTGGGATCAGAGGAGGAACACTGGTCTGGCGATGCAGGATTTTctaggagaggaaaaaggagctCTTTTCCACTGCCACTCCACAAAGGCTACCACCAATATCCTCCCAaccctggaggagcagcaagGGACAAACCAGCGCAATCTCCGGGTCGACGATCCTCATGACGacctgagcctgcagcagcGCGTAAGCCAGCTGTGGGTTCTGGAGCAGCATGTTCCTGGCTTCCTGGGGGCTGTTCTGGACACACAGCTGACAAGACAGGCACTGATCAAGCTCTGACAAGGTGccacaggggctgggagggTGCGGGCAGTGGCGGGAGGAGCTGTGCTCACACTCACCTTCATCTGCTTCATCAGCTCAAACATCTGCTCGGGTGGCAGGCTGGCCACTGCCCGGCTGATGGACTCGGGGGCATCCTCTGGGTTGACAGGGTCCCCATAGGGTGACTCTATGATGGGTGCACCTGTGCCCAGGCCTGCAATACATTAGGTGACTTCGTACTGCAACAGGAACGGTGTTTAATGGGCTCATCAGGAGGGGAGCACCAGCCCAGCAGGGGGAAAAGGAGGCAGCGAAAACTGGGAGATgttaggaggaatttcttcacagaaggggtGATCAGGAAtcagaacaggctgctcagagaggctgtggaggcactgttcctggaagtgtttaagtaaagactggatgtggcattCAGTGCTCCAGGCTAGTTGATGcagtggtgtttggtcaaaggttggaccGTGATTTTTAGAcaccttttccaacctaaataaaTGGTTCTACGATCATCTGGGAGCTAAAACATGGAGCTGAGCCCATGCATCCCTCTGGGGAACTACTCACAACAGCTCTCAGAGCaggccagctctgccagcctggcagaaAAGACACTCCCCagagcactgccaaggccaggCCCAGCGTGAGACCCCCAAACCCCGACTCACTCTTGAGCTCCTCCTTGTTCTTCTCGCTGGCGGCGTTGTCGACGCGCAGGGCCCTGCCGCTGAACTCGCGCCCGTTGAGGTTGCGCATGGCGCTGAGCGCCGTCTCCTGGTCCTGGTACTCGCAGAAGCCATAGCCCTTGGGCTTGCCCGTCTCCCTGTCGTACACCAGCCTGCACGGTGAGGAGAGCACCCTGCTGTGCCCACGGCTCTCACAGCTCCAGAGGGGACACGGGGCTAGAGCCCGCAGGAGTGCCGCGAGCACGGTCAAGGGgcctgctggctcctggcatGGGTGTTCCCAAAGCTGTGGGGCCAccagtgccagctctgtgcctgcaaTGACCCCACAAGGCACAGGACAGGACTGGCTCCTCCCTGGACTCCCAAAACCTTAACTGAGAGCTCTCCAGGGCCTGGTGccaaggctggaaaacacctctgacAGGAACAGGGACGGGAGTGAGGAGCACAGAGCGAGCAGGACCCGAGATGGGACATGAGGCAAAGGTTCCTCGCCAAAGCGGTTGTCCCGCATTAGAACAGGCAGTGGcggagtcaccatccctggaaatggtCAAAAGGTGTGTGCATGTGGCACTTGGAGACACGGTgggcctggcagtgctgagggaacGGCAGGGCTGGGCgcttttccagctccttcccgGCGTTATGGATTTACGATCGCACGGTTCCAGAGCTCCGCGCGGGGCTCGGTCTGCGTCGAGCCGGGGCACCCGGGGGACGCCAGCGGCCGCTCTCACCTAAAGCTGACCACGGGCCCAACCTCCGAGAAAatgtccttcagctgctcctccgTGGCCTCATACGGGATGTTCCCCACTGCGGAGACAGACCGTGCCGCCGGTCAGCGCGGCGGGTACCGGCCCCGCCGGCCCCCCGCCTGCCCCTGCCCGTCCCTGCCCCTTTCCCTTTGCAGATCGCGGTCCCGCGGCCTCACCGAACACGGAGCGCAGGGACCGATCCACGGCGGGGTCCCGCACCGACAGCCCCGCCATGGCACCGCCCGCGCCGCCTCCGGTCCGCGCGCAAACCGTCCCCGCTCGCGCTTCCGCCTCTGCTTCCGCTTCCGCAACACCGGGGCAGCGGCGCCCTGGGAACGCGCTCCGGCGGGAAACGCGGCACCGGCGGCAGCGGGGTGCGGGGGTCGGGACTCCCGGGGACCCCCGAGCGGGGCTGCTGCGGCCCCGGGGGTCCCCCGGCACCGAGAGCCGCTCTCCGGGCAGCCCCGCGGCCTCGGGGATCCCCCGGCACCGGGAGCCGCTCTCCGGGCAGCCCCGCGGCCTCGGGGATGCCGTTTCGGGCACCGGCGCCGAGGCACAGCCCCCGGCGAGCCTGACACCGTCTGGGGCTCGGCAGGATGGAGGCCACGGACGTCCCCATGCCTGTCCCCATGGGTGTCCCTGCGCTGGCCACGGAGCGGAGGTTCGCCCAGCGCCTCAGGTGAGGGGCGGCGGGAACGAGGGGGAATGGGAGCCCCGTGCTGCTCCCACAGGACGGTCACAGGGCCAGCCCTGCAGTCTGCGGGGCTGGGAAGGGCCTGACCGTGCCCTGCCTCGCAGGGAATGTCTGGAAGAGGAGCGGCTTTTGGACGGGCGTTTCCAGCTGCAGCGGGTGCCAGGGGGCCGCGtggccctgcctgtgctggaggagaagctgtcccagctctgcctgcccccGGAGatgccctgggagctgctccgGATCCAGGTTGGCAGAGCTGCCTCGCCCTGAGCCCTGCGTGGGGCGGCGGCACCCAGCCCCATGTGCCCcgtccctgctgcaggagccggTGCCCTCCAGGGCCGCCCGCCGGTGCCCGCCTGCCCGGAGACTGCGGGATCAGCTGCGGCGGCTGCTGGGGACCGGCTGGTCGGAGGAGCTGGAGCGGGATGTGCCCCACGCCTGGCAGAGGCACGGCGACCTGGTGCTGCTGAGCGAGGACAGCTTCAAGGCTGCgccctgggagaggctgggtAAGGGCGAGCAGGGCCTGCCCGCCCCGGTCCTGCCCGCCCCGGTCCTGCCCGCCGAGCCGCCCGCATCCCCCAAATCTGCCGCCGTGGTGTGCTGCAGGCCCGGAGCTCTGGGAGACGGTCGCCTCGGCTTTGGGAGCCCGGCGGGTGGCCAGGAGAGGACGGGTGATGGCGGATGGGATGCGGACCCCCCGTGTCACCCTGCTGCTGGGCCAGCACGGCTGGGTGGAGCATGTGGACAACGGGATCaggtgggcaggagctgcaggatgcggctgctgtggggaagggaCAGCCCTCACTGGTGTGGGGTCTTCCAGGTACACCTTTGACGTGACCAAGTGCATGTTCTCCCCGGGGAACATCACGGAGAAGCTGCGTGTGgcctcactgccctgctccGGGGAGGTCCTGGTGGATCTCTATGCAGGTAACGGGGATGGAGGAGGGGTGGGGCAGGTGCTGATGGTAGACATCAAATGCCATTTCCagcttggaatgaaaaatactCAAGAGGATGGCCAAAGACTGGAAGTAAAATAAGGTCCTCTAAACATTTTTCAAGGCAGATTTTACTTTTGCAGAAGAGGGAAGgataaatttccatttttccagtgtttggGCTTTTCCCgacccagagcagagcagacttGGAAAGCCGGAGTGGCAGTGTGCATCCTGCCCTCAGGAGTGTGCATCTCTGGAGGTCCCTGCCCTCAgccactgccacctcctgcctgcaggcatCGGCTATTTCACGCTGCCCTTCCTGGTGCACGCGGGAGCTGCCTTTGTCCATGCCTGTGAGTGGAACAGCCATGCCGTGGAGGCGCTGCACAGGACCCTGGTGCTGAACGGGGTGCGGGATCGCTGCCACATCCACGCCGGGGACAGCCGGCAGGTGAGCGCTGCCGCCTGGCCGCGGAACCCCTCTCCGCTGGCATGCCCTCACCTCctgtctcctcccagctgcagctgcgGGATGTGGCAGACAGGGTGAACCTGGGGCTGATTCCCAGCTCGGAGGAAGGCTGGCCGGTGGCCTGCCGCGTCCTGAAGAAGAACACGGGTGGGGTTCTCCACATCCACCACAACGTGGAGACTCCCCGTGCACCGGCCCCGCCGCAGCCCAcggtgctgctggctgagcgCAGCTCTCCAGAGacagccagctctgggggaGAGGCACAGCAGCCAACAGAGGATGGTGGGGAGGAGACACTGGGGGCCAGGCTCAGACCCGAGTGGCAGAGGTGGGCCGAAGCCACGGCCACAcggatccaggggctgctggcagagctgcacgGGCGGCCGTGGTGCACCAGCGTCCTGCACGTGGAGGCAGTGAAGTCCTACGCTCCACACGTGCATCACCTCGTGCTGGACCTCGAGTGCCGGCCAGTGCTGCCCGATTAGCAGGGCATGGGCACCGCTGGGGCTCCAGCTCCTGTGGAAGGGTGGTGTCAAGCACCGGGGGCAGGGAGATGCTAccagcagtgtcctgctgccagcccagatGTGCCTTATGTCCCCTGGTTCCCCGgtggcagcactgcctggcagTGCCTCCCCATGCCCAGGGCACTCAGGGTTGTGCTCCCATGGCAGATCCCTTCGGGATCCAGACAAGGATGGAGGAAGTTGGTGCTCAGAGTGCCAGTGttctgccctggctctgccagtCATTGCCCAGGTCTTGGACATGTGGTAGCACCTTGAGCCCCATTTTCACACAGGAGAGAGCCACAGTGCTGAGAAGCCTTGGATTCCTGCTGAGTTCATTTCAGCAGGTCAGGGACAAGCATTGTGCTTGTGTTTCCCAGCGTGCTTTTTTAATGTACTGTAAACAGTTCTGTTCATCTCACTTTCTTCCTAgctctttttcagaaataaagatcTTTCTCACCACCTCTTGCTGGTGTCCAATTAAAATGTGAACACTGGTGCAAGTGTGGGGTCTGGCCTGGGGACTTTGGGTCCTAGGGTGGTGTGTGGAGGAGCTCAGGGAGCAAAGCCTCTGTGGCATTGCCTGCAAGCCCAAAGCCCTCTACGTATTTATTGTGTATTCCCCTGCCCCATGAAGAAGCTCCCGCTGGCCCTTTGAtgtctgtgtggttttttcCACTGTGTCAGTGTCCCATCGCTTCCCACAGGGCTGGGCGCCTCTGGCTCTCCCGTCCCTGGGGTGCGGCCGAAAGTGTGGGCAGAGCCGCGTCCTCTCGTTTGCCTTGGGGCTGCACCCAGGCGTCCTGCGTGGCGAGAAACCAGCTCCCCACGGGTGGAGCCCCACGCCTCGTCCTGCCGCGTGTGCTCGGGGCTCCCTGTGCTGCGGGGGGGCAAGCCGCCCGGCGGGGACTGTATCTCCGCTACGAAGGCCAAGGGCAGCGGCTGGAGCCCGGCGGCGGGAGGACAGCACGGCCCTGGGGATGCGGGGGGTCCCCCGCGGGTCGGGTGTCGGTGCGCTCCGTGCTCTTCGGGAGAAGCTGCCCGCCCGTCAGGGCCGTGTGGCACCGGGCCCCGCGGGGTGCAGCGGCCGCGGAGCCGGGGGCGATGGGGcgggggaaggggctggaggcTGCGGGCACCGCCTCCCGCACGGGCCGCCCTGTCCATGCCGCAGGTGCGCCCGGCGCGGCTCCTTTAAGGCACCAGCACCGCCCTCGCTCCCCTCGCTCCCCTCCCGCTGCCGGGAGCACCGGCCGGAGCCGCTGCAGGTACCGGCCGGATCGTGGGACCGGGCGGCGCTCCGCTGGCGGGGGTACCGAGGGTTCCTCTGCGGACGGGGGAGGACGGGGATCCCTTGGCTGGTGGGGACGCGGGGGGAGTCAGGGGTCCCTCTGTGGTCGCTCCGTGGTCCGGGGATCGAGCCGCGGTGTCCCGGGGCGGGGGCAGTTCTCAGCCCCGCAGTGCCACAGGTCCCGGCCCCCCTTTTCCCAATAGAGAGGAGCCGAGGGACGCCGGAGCGCGGCTGCGGGACGGGCAGGAGCGGGGAGCGGCTGCAGCCCCCGAGCAGGCGCTCCGGCTCCATCCAGGCTGGAGCGGCCGCCCGGGTCCCGGTGCTGCGAGCCGGCTCCTGTCCCTGCCGCGGGTCCGCTCCCGGCGGATCCTTGGGCTCGGGCAGCTCCGAGCCCCGGTGCGTTCGTGGGAGGGGCAGCCCGGGGCGGCTCCTTCCTGCCGGGGCTGCCCGCGGGTGCTGCGCGTCAGCCCGGTCCCACGGAGCCGGCTGAGGTCAccggggcggcggggctggCAGGCGGCCCGAGCCCAGCCCGGGGCAGGGCGCTGCAGACGGCGGGCGGGCCGCTGTCCCGGCTGCCGCCATCCCGGGCAGCCCCGGGAACGGGCACGGGGCATCTGGCGGGGCGAGAGCCGGGCTCAGCAGCTGGCACGTCCCTAGCTGGAATCCGGGGAGGGCCAGCCGGCCCGGGCGGAGCGATGTCGGAGGCTGTGGATCTGTCCTTCCTGTCGGACGCGGAGAGAGATTTGAtcctgcaggtcctgcagcGCGACGAGGAGCTCCGCAAAGCCGAGGAGAGGAGGATCAGGTGCGAACGCGGCAGGAGCTGGCTCCCCGCTTTGCTCTGAAGCGGGTGGGTGCGGGACAGTGTGGCTGTACCCGGGGTCCCGGGGCGCCTGTGACAGCTCCTGGTGTCGGCTCTGAGCAGGCGCCTCAAGAATGAGCTGCTGGAGATCCGGCGCAAGGGAGCCAAGCGGGGCAGCCAGCGCTACAGCGAGCGGACCTGCGCCCgctgccagcagagcctgggccgAGTCAGCCCCAAGGCCAACACTTGCCGGGGCTGCAACCACTTGGTGTGTCGGGACTGCcgctcctgcagccccagcgGCTCCTGGCGCTGCAAAGTCTGCACCAAGGAGGCGTGAGTAGCCGGGACAAGTGGCGGGCACATTCTGTGCATGTCTCCTGTCCCCTTCCTCTTCTCAGCTGCCTCAGTTCGATGCCCCACGGCCAGCCTTTCCTAGCCAGTGCCAGGCAGCTTGCTCTGATGTCACTCCTGGAGAGGGTTCCCATGTTTGGGTGATGGAGAAATGGGTCATATCCCACTCCTGAGTCTCCTTCATGTCCACCCTGCTCCTTCACCCCCCTGACTTGACTGCAGCATCCCCCTGTGCCCCTTGCACTGTGTTTCAGGCATCCCAGGTTTCCTCCCTTTTGGCCTTCCCCTTCTTACGAAACTTGGCTTGTTCCCGTGTTTGCTGAGGATGTAGCTGAGCCTGCCAGCTGCCCAGTGAATTGTCTCTGCCCTGTCACCTGCTGATTTTGCCCATTGTACCTGTGTCCTTGGGTTGTGGCAGCACCGAGGGTGGGTTGGGGCACTGCAaacagcccctgctgcccctgACTGCCCCCaccaccccctgccctgcagggagctgaagaAGACGACGGGTGACTGGTTCTACGACCAGAGGGTGAACCGCTTCGCCAACCACCTGGGCAGTGACATGGTGCGGCTGTCCCTGCGGCACAGGCCGGCAGGTAGGGGTGCCACAGCAatgctgtgtcccacagcccagccatCTGGGATGCTCCAGCTTTCCCCAGTGCACCCCTGCCCAGCGTGGAGCTGGATGggaacagctcctgctccaggcaaTGAGTTCCTCCTGATGCCTCTCTCCTTCCAGCCAGCAAAAGAGAGACTGTGGGACAAACCCTCCTCCAGAAAGCCCAGCTCAGCGAGCCTAAAAGCTCCTCTGCAGTCCGGCAGCCGAGCCCCCCTGCACCCCGGGAGGGGTCCAGGTAAGATTTCCTGCTGTCCCCCATGCTCCAGGCACCAGCTCCCATCTGCTGTGGGTTTGAGAG from Parus major isolate Abel chromosome 4A, Parus_major1.1, whole genome shotgun sequence encodes:
- the TRMT12 gene encoding tRNA wybutosine-synthesizing protein 2 homolog isoform X1, yielding MEATDVPMPVPMGVPALATERRFAQRLRECLEEERLLDGRFQLQRVPGGRVALPVLEEKLSQLCLPPEMPWELLRIQEPVPSRAARRCPPARRLRDQLRRLLGTGWSEELERDVPHAWQRHGDLVLLSEDSFKAAPWERLGPELWETVASALGARRVARRGRVMADGMRTPRVTLLLGQHGWVEHVDNGIRWAGAAGCGCCGEGTALTGVGSSRYTFDVTKCMFSPGNITEKLRVASLPCSGEVLVDLYAGIGYFTLPFLVHAGAAFVHACEWNSHAVEALHRTLVLNGVRDRCHIHAGDSRQLQLRDVADRVNLGLIPSSEEGWPVACRVLKKNTGGVLHIHHNVETPRAPAPPQPTVLLAERSSPETASSGGEAQQPTEDGGEETLGARLRPEWQRWAEATATRIQGLLAELHGRPWCTSVLHVEAVKSYAPHVHHLVLDLECRPVLPD
- the CSTF2 gene encoding cleavage stimulation factor subunit 2 isoform X1; translation: MAGLSVRDPAVDRSLRSVFVGNIPYEATEEQLKDIFSEVGPVVSFRLVYDRETGKPKGYGFCEYQDQETALSAMRNLNGREFSGRALRVDNAASEKNKEELKSLGTGAPIIESPYGDPVNPEDAPESISRAVASLPPEQMFELMKQMKLCVQNSPQEARNMLLQNPQLAYALLQAQVVMRIVDPEIALKILHRQTSVPPLIPGNQQPVAGPGPGPGPGPGPGPNAQLNPQNTPSSQPQPIGGMHVNGAPPLMQPPMQGGVPAPGQMAAPVQGPGPGPMAPGGGMQPQVGMPGAGPVPLERGQGNLQLSPVGPARPASIERVQVPMPDPRAPMQRGPLPASGPPPRGLLGDAPNDPRGGTLLSVTGEVEPRGYLGPPHQGAPMHHMPGHDSRGPPHEMRGGPMGEPRPLMGEPRGPLMDARVGRDPRGLEPRGLEPRVMEARALEARGLEPRVLEPRVLEARAMEARVLEPRGLEPRGPGPNPRGPMPGGIQGPGPLNMGASGPQGPRQVPNMAGAGIPGAGVQGAGQPGGFSPGQSQVTPQDHEKAALIMQVLQLTADQIAMLPPEQRQSILILKEQIQKSTGAP
- the TRMT12 gene encoding tRNA wybutosine-synthesizing protein 2 homolog isoform X2, with product MEATDVPMPVPMGVPALATERRFAQRLRECLEEERLLDGRFQLQRVPGGRVALPVLEEKLSQLCLPPEMPWELLRIQEPVPSRAARRCPPARRLRDQLRRLLGTGWSEELERDVPHAWQRHGDLVLLSEDSFKAAPWERLGPELWETVASALGARRVARRGRVMADGMRTPRVTLLLGQHGWVEHVDNGIRYTFDVTKCMFSPGNITEKLRVASLPCSGEVLVDLYAGIGYFTLPFLVHAGAAFVHACEWNSHAVEALHRTLVLNGVRDRCHIHAGDSRQLQLRDVADRVNLGLIPSSEEGWPVACRVLKKNTGGVLHIHHNVETPRAPAPPQPTVLLAERSSPETASSGGEAQQPTEDGGEETLGARLRPEWQRWAEATATRIQGLLAELHGRPWCTSVLHVEAVKSYAPHVHHLVLDLECRPVLPD
- the CSTF2 gene encoding cleavage stimulation factor subunit 2 isoform X3, translated to MAGLSVRDPAVDRSLRSVFVGNIPYEATEEQLKDIFSEVGPVVSFRLVYDRETGKPKGYGFCEYQDQETALSAMRNLNGREFSGRALRVDNAASEKNKEELKSLGTGAPIIESPYGDPVNPEDAPESISRAVASLPPEQMFELMKQMKLCVQNSPQEARNMLLQNPQLAYALLQAQVVMRIVDPEIALKILHRQTSVPPLIPGNQQPVAGPGPGPGPGPGPGPNAQLNPQNTPSSQPQPIGGMHVNGAPPLMQPPMQGGVPAPGQMAAPVQGPGPGPMAPGGGMQPQVGMPGAGPVPLERGQVGRDPRGLEPRGLEPRVMEARALEARGLEPRVLEPRVLEARAMEARVLEPRGLEPRGPGPNPRGPMPGGIQGPGPLNMGASGPQGPRQVPNMAGAGIPGAGVQGAGQPGGFSPGQSQVTPQDHEKAALIMQVLQLTADQIAMLPPEQRQSILILKEQIQKSTGAP
- the CSTF2 gene encoding cleavage stimulation factor subunit 2 isoform X2 gives rise to the protein MAGLSVRDPAVDRSLRSVFVGNIPYEATEEQLKDIFSEVGPVVSFRLVYDRETGKPKGYGFCEYQDQETALSAMRNLNGREFSGRALRVDNAASEKNKEELKSLGTGAPIIESPYGDPVNPEDAPESISRAVASLPPEQMFELMKQMKLCVQNSPQEARNMLLQNPQLAYALLQAQVVMRIVDPEIALKILHRQTSVPPLIPGNQQPVAGPGPGPGPGPGPGPNAQLNPQNTPSSQPQPIGGMHVNGAPPLMQPPMQGGVPAPGQMAAPVQGPGPGPMAPGGGMQPQVGMPGAGPVPLERGQVPMPDPRAPMQRGPLPASGPPPRGLLGDAPNDPRGGTLLSVTGEVEPRGYLGPPHQGAPMHHMPGHDSRGPPHEMRGGPMGEPRPLMGEPRGPLMDARVGRDPRGLEPRGLEPRVMEARALEARGLEPRVLEPRVLEARAMEARVLEPRGLEPRGPGPNPRGPMPGGIQGPGPLNMGASGPQGPRQVPNMAGAGIPGAGVQGAGQPGGFSPGQSQVTPQDHEKAALIMQVLQLTADQIAMLPPEQRQSILILKEQIQKSTGAP
- the CSTF2 gene encoding cleavage stimulation factor subunit 2 isoform X4; the encoded protein is MAGLSVRDPAVDRSLRSVFVGNIPYEATEEQLKDIFSEVGPVVSFRLVYDRETGKPKGYGFCEYQDQETALSAMRNLNGREFSGRALRVDNAASEKNKEELKSLGTGAPIIESPYGDPVNPEDAPESISRAVASLPPEQMFELMKQMKLCVQNSPQEARNMLLQNPQLAYALLQAQVVMRIVDPEIALKILHRQTSVPPLIPGNQQPVAGPGPGPGPGPGPGPNAQLNPQNTPSSQPQPIGGMHVNGAPPLMQPPMQGGVPAPGQMAAPVQGPGPGPMAPGVGRDPRGLEPRGLEPRVMEARALEARGLEPRVLEPRVLEARAMEARVLEPRGLEPRGPGPNPRGPMPGGIQGPGPLNMGASGPQGPRQVPNMAGAGIPGAGVQGAGQPGGFSPGQSQVTPQDHEKAALIMQVLQLTADQIAMLPPEQRQSILILKEQIQKSTGAP